Proteins encoded together in one Ictidomys tridecemlineatus isolate mIctTri1 chromosome 3, mIctTri1.hap1, whole genome shotgun sequence window:
- the Phospho1 gene encoding phosphoethanolamine/phosphocholine phosphatase isoform X3, with protein sequence MAAQGTPRFLLTFDFDETIVDENSDDSIVRAAPGQRLPESLRATYREGFYNEYMQRVFKYLGEQGVRPRDLSAIYEAIPLSPGMGDLLQFVAKQGSCFEVILISDANTFGVESALRAAGHHGLFRRILSNPSGPDAQGLLALRPFHTHSCTRCPANMCKHKVLSDYLRERAHDGVHFERLFYVGDGANDFCPMGLLAGGDVAFPRRGYPMHRLIQEAQKAEPSSFRASVVPWETATEVRLHLQQVLKTC encoded by the coding sequence ATGGCTGCTCAAGGCACACCGCGCTTCCTCTTGACCTTCGACTTCGACGAGACCATTGTGGACGAAAACAGCGACGACTCCATCGTGCGCGCTGCGCCAGGCCAGCGGCTGCCCGAGAGCCTGCGAGCCACCTACCGCGAGGGGTTCTACAACGAATACATGCAGCGCGTCTTCAAGTACCTGGGTGAGCAGGGCGTGCGGCCTCGGGACCTAAGCGCTATCTACGAGGCCATCCCCCTGTCTCCGGGTATGGGAGACTTGCTGCAGTTTGTAGCCAAGCAGGGCTCCTGCTTCGAGGTTATTCTCATCTCGGATGCCAACACCTTTGGTGTGGAGAGCGCCCTGCGCGCGGCCGGCCACCACGGCCTGTTCCGCCGCATCCTCAGCAACCCATCTGGGCCTGACGCTCAGGGACTGCTGGCGCTGCGGCCCTTCCACACGCATAGCTGCACGCGCTGCCCAGCCAACATGTGCAAGCACAAGGTGCTCAGCGACTACCTGCGCGAGCGGGCCCACGATGGTGTGCACTTCGAGCGCCTCTTCTACGTGGGCGACGGTGCGAATGATTTCTGCCCCATGGGGCTGCTGGCGGGCGGTGATGTGGCCTTCCCGCGCCGCGGCTACCCCATGCACCGCCTCATTCAGGAGGCACAGAAGGCCGAACCCAGCTCCTTCCGTGCCAGCGTGGTGCCCTGGGAAACGGCCACCGAAGTGCGCCTCCATCTGCAACAGGTGCTGAAGACCTGCTGA
- the Phospho1 gene encoding phosphoethanolamine/phosphocholine phosphatase isoform X2: MSGCLPVAGLRCLTRDSGMAAQGTPRFLLTFDFDETIVDENSDDSIVRAAPGQRLPESLRATYREGFYNEYMQRVFKYLGEQGVRPRDLSAIYEAIPLSPGMGDLLQFVAKQGSCFEVILISDANTFGVESALRAAGHHGLFRRILSNPSGPDAQGLLALRPFHTHSCTRCPANMCKHKVLSDYLRERAHDGVHFERLFYVGDGANDFCPMGLLAGGDVAFPRRGYPMHRLIQEAQKAEPSSFRASVVPWETATEVRLHLQQVLKTC, from the exons ATGAGTGGGTGTCTTCCAGTTGCTGGCCTCCGATGCCTGACTAGG gACAGCGGGATGGCTGCTCAAGGCACACCGCGCTTCCTCTTGACCTTCGACTTCGACGAGACCATTGTGGACGAAAACAGCGACGACTCCATCGTGCGCGCTGCGCCAGGCCAGCGGCTGCCCGAGAGCCTGCGAGCCACCTACCGCGAGGGGTTCTACAACGAATACATGCAGCGCGTCTTCAAGTACCTGGGTGAGCAGGGCGTGCGGCCTCGGGACCTAAGCGCTATCTACGAGGCCATCCCCCTGTCTCCGGGTATGGGAGACTTGCTGCAGTTTGTAGCCAAGCAGGGCTCCTGCTTCGAGGTTATTCTCATCTCGGATGCCAACACCTTTGGTGTGGAGAGCGCCCTGCGCGCGGCCGGCCACCACGGCCTGTTCCGCCGCATCCTCAGCAACCCATCTGGGCCTGACGCTCAGGGACTGCTGGCGCTGCGGCCCTTCCACACGCATAGCTGCACGCGCTGCCCAGCCAACATGTGCAAGCACAAGGTGCTCAGCGACTACCTGCGCGAGCGGGCCCACGATGGTGTGCACTTCGAGCGCCTCTTCTACGTGGGCGACGGTGCGAATGATTTCTGCCCCATGGGGCTGCTGGCGGGCGGTGATGTGGCCTTCCCGCGCCGCGGCTACCCCATGCACCGCCTCATTCAGGAGGCACAGAAGGCCGAACCCAGCTCCTTCCGTGCCAGCGTGGTGCCCTGGGAAACGGCCACCGAAGTGCGCCTCCATCTGCAACAGGTGCTGAAGACCTGCTGA
- the Phospho1 gene encoding phosphoethanolamine/phosphocholine phosphatase isoform X1 encodes MWSWTCQRLWPWPANQPLPGRLPPRPLSLVPSSSSCSPPSCSQDSGMAAQGTPRFLLTFDFDETIVDENSDDSIVRAAPGQRLPESLRATYREGFYNEYMQRVFKYLGEQGVRPRDLSAIYEAIPLSPGMGDLLQFVAKQGSCFEVILISDANTFGVESALRAAGHHGLFRRILSNPSGPDAQGLLALRPFHTHSCTRCPANMCKHKVLSDYLRERAHDGVHFERLFYVGDGANDFCPMGLLAGGDVAFPRRGYPMHRLIQEAQKAEPSSFRASVVPWETATEVRLHLQQVLKTC; translated from the exons ATGTG GTCTTGGACGTGCCAGCGCCTTTGGCCGTGGCCCGCTAACCAGCCTCTCCCTGGCCGGCTCCCGCCGCGCCCCCTCTCGCttgtcccttcttcctcctcctgctcccctccctcctgctcccaggACAGCGGGATGGCTGCTCAAGGCACACCGCGCTTCCTCTTGACCTTCGACTTCGACGAGACCATTGTGGACGAAAACAGCGACGACTCCATCGTGCGCGCTGCGCCAGGCCAGCGGCTGCCCGAGAGCCTGCGAGCCACCTACCGCGAGGGGTTCTACAACGAATACATGCAGCGCGTCTTCAAGTACCTGGGTGAGCAGGGCGTGCGGCCTCGGGACCTAAGCGCTATCTACGAGGCCATCCCCCTGTCTCCGGGTATGGGAGACTTGCTGCAGTTTGTAGCCAAGCAGGGCTCCTGCTTCGAGGTTATTCTCATCTCGGATGCCAACACCTTTGGTGTGGAGAGCGCCCTGCGCGCGGCCGGCCACCACGGCCTGTTCCGCCGCATCCTCAGCAACCCATCTGGGCCTGACGCTCAGGGACTGCTGGCGCTGCGGCCCTTCCACACGCATAGCTGCACGCGCTGCCCAGCCAACATGTGCAAGCACAAGGTGCTCAGCGACTACCTGCGCGAGCGGGCCCACGATGGTGTGCACTTCGAGCGCCTCTTCTACGTGGGCGACGGTGCGAATGATTTCTGCCCCATGGGGCTGCTGGCGGGCGGTGATGTGGCCTTCCCGCGCCGCGGCTACCCCATGCACCGCCTCATTCAGGAGGCACAGAAGGCCGAACCCAGCTCCTTCCGTGCCAGCGTGGTGCCCTGGGAAACGGCCACCGAAGTGCGCCTCCATCTGCAACAGGTGCTGAAGACCTGCTGA